The nucleotide sequence AAGTCACCATCACTAAAGTCTGAATCTGTCAATTCTCCTACTGTCTCTGCTTGCTTTGAAACTGCAATTTGCATGTTTGCACTTGATGTGCCGGCTGCTTGAACTGAAACTTCCATGTGCTGACTTCCACTAGTTGCTGGCTCTGAGAGAGGTATTTCAACCAATGATCTAGACACTGAGCTGGGCATTGTATATATGACATCATGCCTGCAAATCTAAATAAAGTCTGAATGGTCAATCAATATCTCCAGCACCTTATGGACTGCACTTGCTGTGATCATGTACTGGACATCAGCATCTCCTCTAATTGGCACCAGCCCTTCTGACAATAGGCACCCATGCCTACACCAATAGATGTGGTGCTCCCACACAGGATAGCTCAACCATTGCAGATGCTTCTCAATAAATGAATATGAGAAATTAGCAACAGAGCAATAGTCCAGGATCTCCACACTAGCACTTGCATACTCCAGATTGCTACTTGGTCCACAAAAAATGTCATTATGCTCAATTTGCAAAGTGAAGAATGTAGATTCCACAAGTATGCCCATTGCTTCATCACACACTGCACAACAAATTCAGAGCATGATCAGCAATATTCAGACAATGAAAATATTCAGAAGTGTCAACATTATTCAGACTTTCAAAGCACTACAATATCTAGAATAGTAACATCAACTACAAAGATTCCAAACCTACCCTACCCCAAAATCACACATTTTCATCTCTCCTACCCAAAAACCACACATTTTCATCTATCCTACCCAAAAACCACACATTTTCATCTATCCTACCCCAAAACCCCAACTTTATGGCCCAAAACCCCAACTTTATGGCCCAAAACCCCAACTTTATGGCACAATCTTCAGAATCAACATGTTTGGGATCAacttcaacattacaaccagtacAGGCCTAATACCACATCTTTCCTAGCAAAATAACTGAACTTGATGATAGAAAACATCAACTTTAGAGCCCTAAACCCCTACTTTCCTCTGCTCCAACAACATAAACCCTAGCAACCGAACCGAACCTCCAACCCCACTCCGCAGCAACCTTCTAATCTACCCCGGCAACCAACCCCGACGAGTAATAGTGCCGATCAATCCCGGCGACCAACCACGATGAGTGCCAAAAAAGCAGATGGAAAGAAGAGGTGCAAGAGGGAGGGACTTACCATAATCCGGCGGAAATGTGCCCGGTTCGCGGATGAAGCCGGCGGATTCTGGTGGCTCCATGGCCGCCGCGATGGCCGGCGACGTCGCTGCCGTCGCTGACGTCAGGGGAACAGGTGCCGTCGCCACTCCTGCGGCTCCCGCAACTGAGGCGAAGTGATTTCCCGACCAGGTGGGAGGAGGGGCCACAATATAAAATAACCAAGGAAGGGCCAAATAGGGACTGCGGGCATCATTTCCAGAAACATTTAGGGGGGTTTCGCAAAAGAGTCGGTCCAACCAGGTGTGCCACGCAACAGCCAACTGGGCGCCAATTGTCCGTCTCTGATTGGCTATGGACTAAACCATCACATAGTTTGCAAGTTTGTGGACTAGTTAATCACCTTTTGCAAGTTTATGGACTAAACCATCACATAGTTTGCAAATTTGTGGACTAGTTAATCACCTTTTACAAGTTTATGGACTAAACCATtacatccaatgcaagtttctaGATCTCTAGTGTTCTTGCCTCTTTTTAAAACCTGGCAGTGTAAAAAGGCATGCAGCCCGTTTAACAACTAATTGTTGTTATAAGGCGCCAGTATCCTACATGAACAAAAGACCTTTTTTGCCGGACAAGGACATATGCGTGATTAAATAGAAAGCAAGTTTTTTTTCATAAAATAACATGCCAACCAGCCCCTGATAGATGGGCCTCAACGGTCAGATACATCATCAATATGATGTTGAGACTCTCTTACAACATTTAGCCTCAAACATGGTACTGacatgaaaaaaaattaaataGTGATACTGATTCGTTACCACTGCCCGAAGTATAGTATCTCCATATAACTCGCCTAAACCCCCACTGCCTCTGTCGCCGTGCTCGAGGCGACGGAAAAAGCTTCCTTCGCGGGTGCCAAGCCAGCCAATGGCCGCCGGCGCCTCTCCGCCGGAGACGGCGCTCCCCGCGGCGGACGGCCCCGGAGAcgaagacggggaggaggaggcgcaaTGCCGCATCTGCCGCCTCCCGGCCGAGGCGGGCCGCCCCCTGCGCCACCCCTGCGCCTGCCGCGGCAGCATCAGGTTCGTCCACGACGACTGCCAGCTCCGCTGGCTCGCCACCCGCCAGCGACCCCGATGCGAGGTATCGCTCCCAGTCATCTCCCCTCGCCCGCCTAGGGTTTCTCCCTCTCTCGGCGTCCGTGCCCGCTCTGAATGGTTGCCAAGTTCGTGCTGTTGCTGTGGTTGCGCGTGCTTTACTCCGTTCAGGCTCATCCCGTTCGCTGCTAGTTTCAGTCCCGTGTGCCACTAGATGTCTAGGTGATATGATGCTGCGTGCGTGCGTGCTTGGTAAATGTTTTGCCATGATGATTCCTCACCAAAAATGTCCCCTTTTGCAATGTGAGATGCGCCATTGCCATACTGTTGTGGTGTAAATATGTTGTCAGCATCATATCCTCTACCAATGATCCCCTTCATCATGTTGCTGTGTGCCTGTGAGTGACCCACGCTTTGCACTACTAGTTTCAACCCCAACTACTGAAAATGTCCCCCTTTGAGATTCTGTGTGCTGACCCTTGTCAattgccattgccattgccatgATTCCTCACTGAAAATGTCCCCCTTTTGCAATGTAACAAGTTCTTGTCATATTCTTGTTGGGATTGCGATTAATTCATCTTCGTGTTCATTTTGATGTGATTTCTTTGTGATGTTGATGTGTTTGATGGTATCATTTCAGCTGTGCAACAACGACATCTCCATCCGACCTGTGTACGCTGCAGACGCCCCTGTGAGGCTGCCTGTTTCTGAGTTCATGGCGGGTTTCTCCCACAAACTCATGGATCTGTTGCTCCTCCTTATCTGCCTCGTCCCAGCACTTGTCATGTACCTCATCACCCTCGGGGCATGGCTCTTCGCACTTGCCAGGTCCTTTGCTCAAGTGCACTATCTGCTGTCCCTCCGCCCCTCTGTCGCCTCGATTGTTGCTCAAACTGCAGTTTTCATTTTAAGGCTGCCTGGTATAATTCTCAGAGGGGTCGTAGGTTCTATCCCCTCTGTCGCCTCGATTGTTGCTCAAAGCGCAGTATTTATTTTAAGGCTGCCTGGTATATTTCTCAGAGGGGTCGTACGCTCTATTCCTGCTGCCAATTTCTGTCTTAATCTGCTGAGCGCAAAAATATTACACCCAGTGTTCTTTGGCTGGGCGCTTGATATCTGCACTTCAGAAATGTTTGGTGCAACAATGTCTCAGAGGTTCAAGCTTATGCTTGCTTCATCTTTTGCTTCAACTGTTCTTCATTGGTATTTTGGATGCATGTTTTGGCACCTCGGCCTTAGATTCTTCAGACTTATTGATAAGGTATGTACCATGTTATATCCGTGACCAGGAATTGTCAATAGTATGTCCAGTATACAGTTCAGGGTATAATGGGTGCTGATTTTGTTGTCAATAGGTACTGAGGCCAGGAATTGCCATTCCCTTTGTCCACTATGAAGCTCACGAACCATTCTACAAATTTTATCTCAAGAAGCTTCATATTCTTTTTGTTGGAATTATCTCTATGGTTTTGGTCATTGTTGTTCCTATTCAAATTGGCGGGCTATTGGTGCCGGAGTTGTTCCCATTTCATATCACGTAAGTATTCTAAATTTATGTTATCTGGTGTATTTGCCTGATTTTGAAGACTAACACTTTGTTTTACTGTCTGTGATTGGCAGCTACTTCAATTGTGGTGCAAAGGGCATATCATTTTGGCAAGTGCCACGAAACTATGTCGATTCGGTTTCTCATGCTCTTCTTCTGACGTTTCTCATTGATAACACTAAGACACTTGTATACCTTGAGTGGTTAGTGAAGAAGGTAACCCGGTATTCCTTTGTCACTACTGGACATGCTCTAGGCTTGTCAGATTCGTTGAGTATCTGGCCCGTTGGTGCATCTGGACATGATGATATTGGGAGTAGTGTCGCACCAGAAGACCAGTATGATAGGATCAGTGAAGCTAAGGATGGAAGGTAAACCCCTGTAGTTTTGTTCATTTATGGAATTGCACACTGCACATCATTTTTCGCTTGCCGCATCTAGTTCCATTTTTTAATGTTATCTATTTCTTACCTTCTTATGATTTCATTGTTCACTGCTTATTTACAAACTTGCGTGTTGGTGGATAGGAAGCAGTTCTGGGCTTCTGAAATATGTTTTCTTTGCTCATTTTACCTATTCCGGTGAATGTGATGTGCTCTGCATAGTGGTAATTATTAAGCGATGACACCTTGCCATTTGACACATGATGCTTAAGATAGTCTTTGTGTTTTTTAATGTATTAATCATACCATGCTGATCACATATATATCAAACAGCTCCAAAGAAGGTTTTGCGTCTGACATGACTTCCATATTAGCACTATGGATCAGGTGAATAAGGCTCTGTGAGAAATAAGCATTGTTGGATCGTTGTACTCTAACAATCTTGTTCTGAAGTGTCAAAAGAAACTGTGATGGCAAAGCACCTTGTGGCAGCAATTAACTATTAAAATATGAATAATTAAGTCAATGATGGTAAGTATTCTAGTTAGGTCTGTGGAAATAGATACATTTCGTTAGGAAAGAAATAGGTTTAAATAGGAAGATAAGGATATGGTTTGTTAGGGAAGTAAATATCCTGTTCTTAGGGGCAAGTCAATTCTTCCCTATGGGACACTTTGTAGTGTGTACTCGTCAATTATTCAGCAAATGCTCTATACCTGATCTCCAGACCTTTACCAATCGCTCCGCATGATCTTTTCTCTAATCTCATTGTTTGTTGGCTGTACTTGTCTGCTCACTTATTACTTTCACAATTCAGTGCATTGAAGTGTTTGCAAACCAAGAGGTGTTGCTTGCACAACTTTTGAGTGGATACTTACCTTCTTGTACATTGTACCAGGAGATCAGTTGCAGTTGCTACAATCCTAAGTCTGATGCTTGCATGGTTGACTATTGTGATATTCAATTTGGCTGTGCTCATTTTTCCAATCTCAATTGGGCATGCCATCACTCGGCTGCCACTAGCAGGTGGACTGAAATCCGATGGTAATGATTGTTCAGAGATGGTCATTTGGATTGTCGGACTTGCTTAAAAACAAGAAAATATTTTTTAACCTTGTTTTGGCTTACTTGTCGATATTTTCTCTTAGACATGCTTGCTTTGGCTATTGGATTTGGCACCATATCAACTGTCATTGCCGCCTCTAGAGATTCATTTGCCTACATGACTTCTGGGAGAACACACCTTCTAGTCCTGAATCGCTATCTGGTTGTGTTCTTATGGGTGAGCAATTTACTTCAGGCGGTTTCCTTCGTATTTTATTTTCTACTATGCTATAGCTGAATAACTTATGTCTGCTGTCAGCTTGTCATCGCTCCTTTCCTGACCGGGCTGCTGGTTGATCTATCACTAATATCACCATTCACTGGGCTTGATGATGACGTTCCAGTTGTAGGCCTTTCCTACTATTGGAGCCTGGGGTGTCTATCTCTGAAAATCTGGGGGAAGCAGGTGAGTTCCAAGTCCAACTTCACTTGTCACTTTCTGACCTCTTAGCCTATATTATTATCACGTATGTACCGAACTTGGCATATTGCTACATGGCACACAAATTGTACTGGTTGTGAAAATCCCACTGCTAAAGGGAATACCAAAAATAACACATTCACATTTTTATTGATTAGGTTATCGTCTGAAAATAGGAAAATTATTTAATTTCTGGGTTTGTTTCTGTCTTGAAGGCTCGTCGGACAAGGGCCAGATGCTTGCGAGCCTATTTCATCGACGAAAGGTGGGGCCCAAAGCTTAATCAGGCAAAGGCAGATTGGGATTCAGGGATCACACCAATGTGGTGGTTCTTGCAAGATGTGTGCGTGCCTATCGTCACGAAGCTAATCGCTGCTCTGGGTGTTCCCTATGTGCTTGCCAAGGGGGTCTTCCCGAGATTCGGGTACTCCATCGCCATGAACTCGTCGGTGTACCGTTTCGTGTGGCTGGGCAGCCTCGGCTTCTATCTTGCCAAAGCGTTGTGCGCCAAACTCCATGATTCTATCAGGGATGCCCGTTATGTCGTTGGGCAGAGGCTGGAAGATGTCGCCGACGGTAGCTGAATACTTCCCTGAGCACTCTGTTTCCAGTCAGTTGGGGACCAAAGAGGATCTGGTGATACTAACAGTTACTAGCACGCAAACGTGTTGCTGACATGAACAAATGCAGATGAGATGATGCCAGACAGATAAATTCCTGGTGAAACTTGTAAATATGGGTGCGATTTTCATTTTCCATGCGGAAGTTACCTAGAGTCGTATCGGTTGGTTCCCGACGAATCACCGGGATGTAAGGCGTCGTTGAATTTGGGTAGATATCTGCACATTTCTACGCTTTTTTGCAAGGTGTTCTTGAGATTGTTGTATGGTGACAGGCTTTCAGGTCTTTCCAGTGCTAGATGTGCTTTGGCACTGTTATAAGGCATCTTGTCGTGGGTTtggaatttgttttttttttatcTTGGAGCTGTGTGCATCAAGTTTACAGGGCAAACATATGAACCAACATGCGAATCGTCACAAATTCAACAGGGGAACGGCCTATAATATATAGTATACTGGAGTCATCACCGCATTTGAAATTACACGCCTTCCAGGCTTGCTGCTCCCTCTCTGCAGCTGTTTGATAAAATTCTGGCTGTAGCTGCTGCTTGATGATATGGATGTAACAAAAAAATGTGGACAAAATCTTGGTTGATATGCGGCTATTAATGTCTTCATTTCACGTGCTCAAATGGTAGTACAAAACGAGTGCAGGACATGTCTAACATTTTGGCGAAAATGCCGCCAAAATTTTGATTTACGTCCATACATCAACAAACAATCAGCCAAAAGAATTTTCCATATCGACAGGCAGCAGCTACATTTCAACCATAAGTTTGGGTCCTCATCTCACTAGCTGCATCCAGAAACACATAGGAGCTCTCCTCCCACAAGTACACCACCGCATCACAATGACATCGAAAAGCACAAATTCAGACCAAAAGTGTCATCATCCCAAGCTTCACAATGGCATTTTAGACTCTTTTCCTCTTCTTCAGAGCGATCTTCTTTGCAACCTTCACTGCAGCCTTGCTGGAGAAGTCTGCTGCCATAGCAAGTTTCCAGAGCAATACACCCATGCTATTATGCATTCAGAAGGAGAGGGACACTGTTACACAAATCAAGAGAAACATTTTTTGTTTACTTCCTTATGGTAGGCCCTATTGCTGACAAGAGGGGCAATTTCACACAAGTGTGGGCCCAGACCTCAAAACGCAGGGGAAAACTCAAACATGTGCCATTTGATCTAATTGCCAGCCAAACACGTGCCATTTTATCTAAGCAAAGGAAAGGTGTGCTCCTGAGTCAAGTGCCAAAGAAAAGAATGCCATTTTATCAAGTTCCTCGATAATGGCCACAATCAGGATACACGACCTGAACTCGACAGAATGTGCTGTCATATAAGAGGAGGAACAGAAGAAAACACATAGCAGGCAAAAATGTTGGATGGTCAGAGGTATCCAATCCTCATCACTATCAAGTCTCACACAAGACTACCCTACATTTTCCTGGAATCTTACCTCTATCATACGCTAAACTGAACATGCTAACTATTCTACTTCGTCCCAGGATAAAGACATCTGAACCAAACTCGCCAACTCTCATTTGCTCCACAATACGATCTGATCATCGGCACCCACCAACTTCTCTTGAACCTTGTCCAGTTCGAGCATGAAGCAGCCGCTTTTCGCACTGTCCGCGCATATCCCCTTGCCGATGTCGGCCATTTTACCCAATAGCATCGCACATCTCTTTCTGTCTTCTGTTCTCTTCGAGCATTTCTCCTCGTACTCTTTCAGCCGTTCCTCTCTGAATTCACGGGCCCATCTGGGCACTATGTACTGCGCTGGTATTTCGATGACTCCAAGCTGTGTGAAAACTCTGAATATGTGGCAGCATAAAATCCCATCCCTGGTAAACTTTGCGCATTGGCACTTGAATGTGTGGGTGCCAGGTTCAACTAGCACTTCAAAAGAGTTTCTGTCAAACTCAGGGTTCTCGTAGTCGAAGACCTTTTCGAGTCTATACGCTGCTCCAGCTTGTATCTCATGTGCATTGAGTGCCGTAGAATAGTATAGCTCTTTCTGTACTCTCAGAAATATTTGCCTTGTGTATATACGCGCTGCATGCTTTTCTATTGGCTGCATGGAGAAGTATGCTGGTTCAGTTGCTGACTGCAATGTGTCCTCTTCCTCTGTTTTTACTATGCCCTCTTGTATCCTCTCATATTGCTCGATAAACTTCTCGATTCTGTCCTTAGGAAGCACATTGTCTTTGAATAATAAGTTTGACCCCTCACCATGTTCAGCTGACTCGACGAATGGGTAGAAATCTGCCTGGAAATAAACAGGCTCCCAGTTTTTCCTTGTTTTCCACATGAGTCGGAGGTACTCGTTTTCACTTGCATCATATCTCTCAATGAGCACAGCCCATCCCTCTTCAAATTCCTTTTCTGTCAGTGAGTTGTCTACCAAGCTGTGCAGCTCTGCATTCATGTTGCCCCTTGCTGCCATGAAGGCCCCTAGGATTTCCTGTGCTTTTCGCATCACGCTGAACTTGCAAAGCCTGTGTCTTACTTGTGGCATGACCTCTGCAATTGCTTTCACCATACCTTCATCCTGGTCTATTATGATTGTTTTTGGCAGTTTCCCTCTCATCACATGCAAGAAAGTCTGGAACATCCATTTGAAGGTTTCAGCTTTCTGATCTTGTAGCAAGGCACATCCAAACACAAGGATTCGCCCATGATTATTCACTCCAATGATAGGGGTGAAAGGCATATTATGCCTATTAGTGCTATAGGTAGTGCTAAACGCTATGAAATCTCCAAAAATCTCATAATCTACTTTCGACCTTGCATCAGTCCAGAAAAGACTCCTAACTATGTTATCTTCATCTTTTTGCATGGTGTAGGAAAATCCTAGGTTCCGCAGCTCCAGTTCTTTGAAGCGCTTCAGTGCGGTTTCAACATCTGAATTTTCTTTTCTCCATTGGTCTACACACTGTGAATTGCTCATATCTTTCTCGTTTGATGATGATACATTTCCAAAGTTGCTTCTCATTCTCTGGAAAATATTCATAGCTTTCCTTGGATTTACCCTACTTTGTTGCAGAACTCTTAGAAATAACTTTTCTTCACTTGACAAGTATTTATGATCCAAAAAGAAACTCGTGAGCGATGGGGATGGACATAATG is from Triticum aestivum cultivar Chinese Spring chromosome 1B, IWGSC CS RefSeq v2.1, whole genome shotgun sequence and encodes:
- the LOC123139473 gene encoding probable E3 ubiquitin ligase SUD1; translated protein: MAAGASPPETALPAADGPGDEDGEEEAQCRICRLPAEAGRPLRHPCACRGSIRFVHDDCQLRWLATRQRPRCELCNNDISIRPVYAADAPVRLPVSEFMAGFSHKLMDLLLLLICLVPALVMYLITLGAWLFALARSFAQVHYLLSLRPSVASIVAQTAVFILRLPGIILRGVVGSIPSVASIVAQSAVFILRLPGIFLRGVVRSIPAANFCLNLLSAKILHPVFFGWALDICTSEMFGATMSQRFKLMLASSFASTVLHWYFGCMFWHLGLRFFRLIDKVLRPGIAIPFVHYEAHEPFYKFYLKKLHILFVGIISMVLVIVVPIQIGGLLVPELFPFHITYFNCGAKGISFWQVPRNYVDSVSHALLLTFLIDNTKTLVYLEWLVKKVTRYSFVTTGHALGLSDSLSIWPVGASGHDDIGSSVAPEDQYDRISEAKDGRRSVAVATILSLMLAWLTIVIFNLAVLIFPISIGHAITRLPLAGGLKSDDMLALAIGFGTISTVIAASRDSFAYMTSGRTHLLVLNRYLVVFLWLVIAPFLTGLLVDLSLISPFTGLDDDVPVVGLSYYWSLGCLSLKIWGKQARRTRARCLRAYFIDERWGPKLNQAKADWDSGITPMWWFLQDVCVPIVTKLIAALGVPYVLAKGVFPRFGYSIAMNSSVYRFVWLGSLGFYLAKALCAKLHDSIRDARYVVGQRLEDVADGS
- the LOC123139455 gene encoding protein FAR1-RELATED SEQUENCE 9 encodes the protein MQATDNFGEQTSGPVPATNFEQVVMTYPDRALEPSHSGAGLRMEKEHVGKQAIPEGGLQSIGEINQGHASNGIGTTVQGLLADMLHKQTNSVDPTVQQAEEQDQLHDVTEGHELCSNDTSSGSDAGSSSGSELDTELGKCFYPSIEALENSRPPEVGMKFPTLEDAERFYSTHAMLTGFAARRGTNYKRRKFHLLCNRSGRLKPTQDLQRKRKVNVLGSQCQAKVIVKLHNEQWEFTGVKHEHNHPLCPSPSLTSFFLDHKYLSSEEKLFLRVLQQSRVNPRKAMNIFQRMRSNFGNVSSSNEKDMSNSQCVDQWRKENSDVETALKRFKELELRNLGFSYTMQKDEDNIVRSLFWTDARSKVDYEIFGDFIAFSTTYSTNRHNMPFTPIIGVNNHGRILVFGCALLQDQKAETFKWMFQTFLHVMRGKLPKTIIIDQDEGMVKAIAEVMPQVRHRLCKFSVMRKAQEILGAFMAARGNMNAELHSLVDNSLTEKEFEEGWAVLIERYDASENEYLRLMWKTRKNWEPVYFQADFYPFVESAEHGEGSNLLFKDNVLPKDRIEKFIEQYERIQEGIVKTEEEDTLQSATEPAYFSMQPIEKHAARIYTRQIFLRVQKELYYSTALNAHEIQAGAAYRLEKVFDYENPEFDRNSFEVLVEPGTHTFKCQCAKFTRDGILCCHIFRVFTQLGVIEIPAQYIVPRWAREFREERLKEYEEKCSKRTEDRKRCAMLLGKMADIGKGICADSAKSGCFMLELDKVQEKLVGADDQIVLWSK